ttttttttgataaattatTTTGAGAGTAATTGCTGGATAAAATATTCCAGTCTGAAAACAGGGGTGTCTACTAGTTTGTAACTGTGGATTCAGATCAGTAAAAAATTTCTGGAAaaatttttattgtgaaaatgacTTTCTGCAAAGAATACTGTCAACAATGAAAACGCAGCCTATTCAGCTCTAGAGTTTATATTGCTGTGGGGACAGTAGTATCTGCAACATTACATACCTCTTATCTTACAGACACGCTCCTCGTTTTAACATCTGTCTCCTCTAAAGGAAAGACTCGACTCACTTTGGGAATCATTCACATTATTCTCAGAAAACATTGATCCATTTAATTTCCTGCCAGAGAACAAAAGCTGCGTGAACGTCCATCCGTTCAAAGCTCGGCTTCAATCTAAAACCACTTCTTCCCTCATTTcccacagaaaataaaacatttgatccCATTAACTGTGTAAGCTATACCGACAAAAGAATCAACTAATGCGAGACACTCATGTAAATCTTTATTGTTGGGCTGGGTGACATGATCATGGTGCATATAACACAATGTTCAGTTTCtctaatattttatttttgaaaaccaaaatacaaacaaatttttttattttttttccttttaaccaGAAATACCATTTTCATACACTTCAAATCAACCATCAccgctgtgtttttttttttccttccttttctaAAGGATTATTTCCGTTAAATATTGATGGAAATAACAGGGACAGAAGTACAGTTCATCAAGAAACCTCTTTAAGTAAGACAAAATACAGCAAATGGTATTCCCAGGATAAAGTGCAATTATAACGACAAGTGACATTCGAGGAGAGCGTTGCTTGGCAGGGTCACTCCCCGGAGCGGCAGCAGGCCCTGAAGCCACACTGGAGGTTCTGGCAGCCGCTGGCCGTGTCTGCATGAGGACCTgtaggacacaaacacacacacacacacacacaaacacacacacacacacggtcatcTGCTGAAAGCTACAGTCTAAAAAAttacagctttttattttaagtGGGACGCTTCAACACGGGATAAACTGTTTctacaagtttgttttttgccttGATGTTTCATataaaatatgataaaataGAATGAGCAACACCTTCCAAAAGAAGGCCAGTGGAGACTGAACATGCATGGAGAATGCGTTCTGTACTTTCTCTCTCACTGATGAGCGGACTGTTCACACACGGGGTCACAGCAAACGGCCTGCAGGCAACAAACCAGCCGGCTGCGTTTCCTCATCCATCCACCGCGTGTCTCACTTTTCCATGCAAGAAACTAACTTCACTGATCCAAAAGGACATGGAAATTAGAGACTAGAACCAAACATCTaactgcagcagtgaaaactCCTTTAATAGTGGATtgacactgaagcaaacatTAAGAAAGAAGCACACAGAAAACTCTACAACCGTTTCTGCCTCGATGAGAAGCATAAAATCTTCCCCTGTTCCAAGACGTTATTTCAGGCTGTTGTATTTATAGCTGCCGCTTGCATTATTGATATTGTGTCGGTCTGAGACAGTCTGAGTTTGAGTCTAGTCTACATGAAGGCATGGGCATCAATGCAGGCAGTAAATACGACAGGCACTGTGCACCAGCTCCACTAATGCTAACTTACCTTCACCTCGGCAGCACATTCACACGCCAACACAAGGCTGCGCGAGCGGAGGTAATGACAGTTGTTACAGCTGCTGCACACGGCCGTCACTTATGCCGCCCCTCAACCTAACATTACCGAACGCCTTCTGCCAAGTAAACACGTTCTGAAACCGCGAGCGTGCGGCGCTTCGCGTCCGACTAGTGTTACCGTTGATGTTGTCGCAGTAATAGAAGTGCTCGTCGTTGAGGGAGGGACAGGCCGACACCAGCTCCTGCAGCCCCACTTCAGTGATGAAGAGGCAGCCCGACAGGTTCAGGTGCTCCAGGGCGGGGAGCCCTCCACGCTGAGACAGCAtcctgagaaacacacacacacggcttcaTCACAGGTGcaacaacatgcaaacagcgaGAAACATCTAGACGCTGATAATATAGCCTATTGCAGCCCGTTTCCCCACTGTAAAAGTGATTTACTGAGACTTTAAATCATCATCCGAACTACTAACACATAGAAACGTCCACAACGCATTCGTACGTCTTCATTCTCTCTCGTCAGGCCATGAAACCCTTTACATGAGAAACACGTATAGCACTGCCTCCGATTAGACAAAATCTgctgctcccacacacaccGTTGTGTTTCAAACTGCATCAGTGacaaaaacatgttgtgttgAAGTTGAACTCAAGACTTAAATCACACCACAGCACTGAACTTGTAACACACCTCAATTTatcaaataaaatgtacttTAGTGACAATCCTTAAGTGTAGCAACAGCTGcagaatatatatttataaagaTCAGACGTTACATTTTGGAAGAAACGaaaagagctgttttttttctaataattaTTAAATAAGGCTGTTAACAGCCATTACAGAGACGTGTGGTCTGTAGCAGGACAATGGagtttaatatttgtttttctgctgcttttcatgtaCGGCAGGTGCACTCTAAACTTTGTAACTCAATATAATTCCATTCTAAGTGAAGCAGAAGCCGTTGTTTTTCATGAGTTTACCTCAGGCCCAGATCTGTGACTTGATAACATCCAGAGAGACTGAGGAATCTCAGCGGGCGTTTGGCCTCTGACCGGTCAGTTCTGTTTTCAGGCTCCACGCACTGCGGCCCCCCAGACGGGGAGCATTTAGTCCTTAGCCGTGCAGCGCTCTTCCTGATGGTGCCGAACTCGCACTGCGGCCCGGTGTAAGTCCTGAGGGCCACGTCAgcggtgcagcaggtggagtgACCGCAGAACCCTTCCCCGGCCACGGCGTACGGCTGGTGGAAGTAGGAGGCGTCCGGGCCGGTCCTGTGCCCGCCCCTCCTgctccgcctgcagcagcacaggCCTCCGACCAGCTGCGACTCGAAGCATTCGGCGTCGGGGAGAGGCACCCCTCCGCGGTGGCTCCACTCCACGGCGTCCTCGATGTCCGCTAGGTCCGAAGCATCCAGGACCCAGACCTGGGTGGGGGTGCATGCGGCGCCCCAACGGCCCGCCCCCTGCTTGAAGATGAGCGCCTGCTGCCGTCGCCTCGCCGGGTGCAGTTTCCTCTCGTCCACGAGCGCGATGGGAACTTGGGAGCTCTTCAACAGCTTGGCCCGCCGGTCCGAAGGCGCGTCGACGCAGGACGGCGACGCCAGGTCGCCGAGCCCCACCGACAGTTTCTTCAGCGTGTAATCCGTGATCTTCTCGCAGCCCGACAGGTCCAGGTGCTCCAGCGAGCGGCAGACGCCAAGAGACGACCAGCTGGAGGAGtgaagacacaaaacagccagCGCTCGGTTTTATCGCTGTATCCACTTCAGACGATTAAACCCTCTAGCTTTCGTTTCATTTACCTGTCAAATGCAAAATCGGTCACATCAGTTTGAGTCAGGTCCAGATGCGTGACGTTGGGGCAAAGACTGAGGATCTGTCGAACCTGGcagcaaaaagttaaaaagggAGGGTTCAGTTCAACATTCCAAGCTTCCTTCAATAACCTCCAACATTTCAGATGCTCCTGTAGGGGAATAAAAGCTTTTGCACCATTTTACTTGACACTGTTGAGCTGTAGGCCAGGATGATGGACTTGACTGACGGGCCCACAGCCGGCAGGAGGTTCTGGATGATCCCATTCAGGAGCCTCTTCTCCCTCTGAGCAGTGCTGATGGCCGAGGAGCCGTCCGTACGGCCCGACACGTCTGACGGGACAGCAGCAAAGATCAGCCGGTGCCCAACAACCCCGCTTGCTTCAAAACCACCGAAACTGAGATCTCACCGGACTCGTCAACGTCGGCGTCCTCGTCCCATTCCTGGAAGGCTCGACCCTCGTTCTGCCGACTCTTCACCCACGCCTCGTCCGGCTCCTGGTCCAGCTCCCCGGGGGGGCCGCTGTAGTAGTCTCCTGTTTAACAAGCACCAGAACACCGATCAGCAGCACATCGTCACAGGACAGTCTCATGAGAGCAGTGACAATCACAATCCACTCAGAGGACAGAGCCAGTGTTCAGAGATAAAGTTATTAGACATTCTTCTGATtgattaaagaagaaaaaaaggtccaGAACGCCAAATGCTTTCAAAAAAAGCTCTTGCACCTTGacaacagtttattttcttGACCTAATAAATCACATGGGTGGTGCAGGACTCATCACCCTGGGCCTCAAAGCAACAGAGACAAAGCTGCGTCTGTCTAATCTGGAGCTCAAGAACatatcagaaaacagaaaacgcTCGCttactgtgttttcacagtAAAAAGCCTCATTTCACTGCTTAAAAGTTCACTTAGCAGCAAGCACCAGCATTCAATAATATTTAATCATCGCGGCAGACCAAACCTGGAGCTTACCTCTGGCCCAGCGCACAGGGTAGAGGTGCCTCCACAGGGAGCCCGTCTTGGCCAACTCCGACCACGAGCTGCACACCTGACTGCAGCGACACAGATCCTCAGGGCCCAAATAACGGAACAGCCTCAGCATGATTTCTGTGGGGAGCTGAAAGATGTGGGCTGAAGaatttctgttcttttccaGCTCTGcggacaggaaaacaaaaacaaaacacaaacagctttacTTGAAATATAAATGTCAAACACGTTCACGAAACAATGCGTTCTTTCAGGAAGCCTGTGACTCACACAGTTAGGCACTGAAATGTTTACCACAGCAGACCGCTAAAACAATTTAGCACAGCTAATTGCGCTCACTGACCATAATCTGTCTTCTCGTGGTCGGCGTATTTGAAGGCTTTGTGCAGCTCCTCGGCCTGGCTCCACAGGCTGAGGCCCTTCAGCATCTCGGTGGCACAggaccactgctgctgctgctgggtgcaGTGCTGCGCGATCACCTGCTTCTTGATGTCCTTCAGCTCCTCGTAGGTGAAGTACTGCATAAGCATAGGCTGAAACACCTGCAACAAGTCTCCTCGGTTTACAAACGGAAAGCTGCCGTGCAACTCGCTGCCAGGCGTAAACAGACGACTCTACAACACGACACGTTCACCTTTGTCGTTCGTGAAAACGAGAATTTTGAGTTATGGTCatacctcttcctcctccttcatgtgGGGCAGAAAGTCCTGGGTGAAAGCCTCCAGTCTCTCCTTTAGCTGCTGGGCATAGTTAAGCTGCTCATATTCactctaaaaacacacaaaaaaagcagtCAATTTGTCTTGTGAGTGAGAAATCAGCCCCACTAATCCGCTCCTCCTCACACGGCGGTCACTCGTGTGAACACAGCACCACATTCATTGTTCCTTTGTTGGACTTCTGAGGCCAGTGATGGAGGAATTGGACAAATTTCTTCAACCAAAACACTGAGCAGTTTTTCAAACAGAGGGGAACGCAAATAtaatcaaagttaaaaaaataaataaataactggcTGCGGAGTTTTATTTATCTTAGGAGAAACATCTTTTcctttgtaaaagaaaaaaatgcaggatGGGACTGCAGAGCCACAAAAagttcttctctgtgcttcattCTGAAAAGGCTCGGCTCATGACTACAGAAAAAACCCTCACTTTTGTTTGCTGTTGAGCTGATTGAAAACCACGCCTTTAAAGCCTCCACTGATTTCTGCACTTCATCTGTTTCTATTTCCACATCAAGGTTTAGGCGAGCGACACTTTTCCTCAGCAGCATCTTTCAAATGACGcatgacacaaaaacaaacctccAAATATTATCAAACGCATTGTTTATCTTACAGTTTcattgattttatgttttttgcatTATCAATGGCAGATGTGGCCGTGTTGTATGTACGTCAGTCTGGCTGCCGGGTAAAACTTTGGACAGTTTAAGGGTTCATCCATTACCGAAGTGAAACTACAAACCTAAATTGTGCAGGTTCGGTGGTTTACAAAAAGCAAAAGTGTAGCAAACTGCTTCTTGTTTCAACAGAGTACGTAACAGTTTATATTTTCAGAAAGTGGCACATTAAATAGAATGTTTCAACCCTAAGCGTGTTCCTCCTGTCGTAGTGACTGAAGCTACTTCAAGAGCAAAGCAGACAGAACTCGTCCAACAAAACGAGGACTCTGCCGTCCCGGCACAGCCAGACGGAGACCAAACCTGAAGAATCACCAAAGCTCGTGATTCCAAACACACTGATATTCACACACAACCAGATTCTATCAGTGCTTTTCAGCTCCACTCAACACTCTGTGCACTTACATTAGTCTCTCTCTCAGTTTCTGAGCCCATGAGATCATGAGTTTCCTTCAAACTCATGATCTTTGCTGAGCTTTCTCCAACAAGTACCCGACGCCACCTTCAACATGAGGAGAGTCGCTGGAGAAGATTCACACGTTAAACTATACAGCAAGTGAGGCAATTTGCAGTAGGTCAACCATTACCTGTCCCGTCCTCACTGTCCGGCACAACGTGTTTGGGATTGGGGATCTTGGGATTTTGTTGTGGATGGCGATGGAAAGACAAATCAAAACCTTTAGACCGTGGAAGAGAAAAACTATCAAAGCGTCAactttctgtctttgtcttcacTTGCTGCTTGCCTCTCGCAGATCATCTTTCTCAGAGTCCTTAGCATCTTCTAGTGCTGAATACGAACCATCCTATTAACCATTAACTGATTGGCTGTTTCAAACATCACATCATATACCCCAACAAAATAACAGACACTGTTCTCTCATGCTTGAATGAGAAATAAAGCACTGACAGACTGTTTCAGTCAAATGTTGCTTCATCAGCATTGAACTTGCAGCAGGACAgccaaataaaatgttttactgcTTGTTGATTGTTTGCAGCCATTTCTGAATTGAACAGAGA
The window above is part of the Salarias fasciatus chromosome 23, fSalaFa1.1, whole genome shotgun sequence genome. Proteins encoded here:
- the fbxl5 gene encoding F-box/LRR-repeat protein 5 isoform X1, with the protein product MAPFPDEVDVFTGPHWRMKQLVGLYCEKLSKTNFSNNSDFRSFLQSLCATFKEFKMHEQIENEYIIGLLQQRCCTVYNVHSDNKLSEMLSLFEKGLHNVKSEYEQLNYAQQLKERLEAFTQDFLPHMKEEEEVFQPMLMQYFTYEELKDIKKQVIAQHCTQQQQQWSCATEMLKGLSLWSQAEELHKAFKYADHEKTDYELEKNRNSSAHIFQLPTEIMLRLFRYLGPEDLCRCSQVCSSWSELAKTGSLWRHLYPVRWARGDYYSGPPGELDQEPDEAWVKSRQNEGRAFQEWDEDADVDESDVSGRTDGSSAISTAQREKRLLNGIIQNLLPAVGPSVKSIILAYSSTVSSKMVRQILSLCPNVTHLDLTQTDVTDFAFDSWSSLGVCRSLEHLDLSGCEKITDYTLKKLSVGLGDLASPSCVDAPSDRRAKLLKSSQVPIALVDERKLHPARRRQQALIFKQGAGRWGAACTPTQVWVLDASDLADIEDAVEWSHRGGVPLPDAECFESQLVGGLCCCRRSRRGGHRTGPDASYFHQPYAVAGEGFCGHSTCCTADVALRTYTGPQCEFGTIRKSAARLRTKCSPSGGPQCVEPENRTDRSEAKRPLRFLSLSGCYQVTDLGLRMLSQRGGLPALEHLNLSGCLFITEVGLQELVSACPSLNDEHFYYCDNINGPHADTASGCQNLQCGFRACCRSGE
- the fbxl5 gene encoding F-box/LRR-repeat protein 5 isoform X2, whose amino-acid sequence is MGSETERETNSEYEQLNYAQQLKERLEAFTQDFLPHMKEEEEVFQPMLMQYFTYEELKDIKKQVIAQHCTQQQQQWSCATEMLKGLSLWSQAEELHKAFKYADHEKTDYELEKNRNSSAHIFQLPTEIMLRLFRYLGPEDLCRCSQVCSSWSELAKTGSLWRHLYPVRWARGDYYSGPPGELDQEPDEAWVKSRQNEGRAFQEWDEDADVDESDVSGRTDGSSAISTAQREKRLLNGIIQNLLPAVGPSVKSIILAYSSTVSSKMVRQILSLCPNVTHLDLTQTDVTDFAFDSWSSLGVCRSLEHLDLSGCEKITDYTLKKLSVGLGDLASPSCVDAPSDRRAKLLKSSQVPIALVDERKLHPARRRQQALIFKQGAGRWGAACTPTQVWVLDASDLADIEDAVEWSHRGGVPLPDAECFESQLVGGLCCCRRSRRGGHRTGPDASYFHQPYAVAGEGFCGHSTCCTADVALRTYTGPQCEFGTIRKSAARLRTKCSPSGGPQCVEPENRTDRSEAKRPLRFLSLSGCYQVTDLGLRMLSQRGGLPALEHLNLSGCLFITEVGLQELVSACPSLNDEHFYYCDNINGPHADTASGCQNLQCGFRACCRSGE